The sequence GGAGAGAGAGGACAACATCCAGATGACTATGTTCCCTACCTACAATTTTTGCCAGAATCACAGGTACAGTTTGTCAATATTTACCAATaccataattttttaatttatctgaaCAGAAAAGTAGAGTCTCTTACATTACTAACCATAATTCAAAAGGATCAGTTTGAATttttaaacacaatatttttttaaattaaattaggctATTTATCACTTTTTCACGTTAATTACATTGGACAGCATCTCCAAAAACGACCTCCTTTTCGCCCCCTTTTgtgtgttatggctgggaagaagaaatggtgaaCAAAGTTCCTTTATCTCATCGTTTTCAGCGTTTTTGATTGgcctactgctgggcacaggtcttTTTTTACAGAAATAGAAGTATATatatactgaaaataataattataaagggCTAACTACCATGGAATTACAAATAGATCTATAATATTTGTCACACAGATGTATCAATGGATCGGCGCGGGCCGTGACTGCGACGCTATCTTGGGTCGGCTGTGTGAGCGCTGGCTCCGGGCTGCGTCACCGCCACCGCCCGCCAGCGAACCACCGCCTCCGAGGTAACAAACCTTATATAAACCatgttgtaatttaattaacgtGCGCTaacgtataacaaaaaatatatcaattacaATATTATAGTCAGTTATGCATGTCATTAGATTATTCATGTTATCTCTGAGCATTGTATTGGAAAAATACTATCTATGTAAAATTGACATCTCTTGCCCttatctgaatattttttggaCTTGTATATTTATGTCATATATCTGATCTCAcaagtacattattttatatcctATCATCTTTCACATACTCGATCCATTGTTGCTTctcttaaaacaattgcattgCTACAAAGTATCATATTGTTTCATTAGGTATCCAACAACGTGGTCGGTCCGCCCTGCAACTGAAGCAGAATTGGTTGATTTCCGTGCGCAAGAGCGGCGGAGATTTTCAACGGCAGCCAAACCTTTCACTTATGTACAGCATGGGTAagatgaagtttatttttttacaatattagacACACTACAATATAGATTGCCTTTAGTTAAGTTTAGTTTCGTATTTATTACGTTTGTTGCATGAGGCAGTTTCTGATTGAACAACGTTGACAAATTGTATTGATTGTTTAATAACTTTGACGTTCTGTTCATAGCTCTGTTTTATTAATGAAGAAAGTATTCattataagttaattttaatgatttttttttatatattcaattGAATAATGTCGTATTGTCTCTCAGTTACCGCTCAGTGGTGGGTCCGTGCGCGCGCGGgtggggcggcggcggcgccgtgCTGCTGGCGGCGCGCCCGCGCCACGCCGCGCTGCCCGCGCTCGTGCGCGACGCGCTCGCCCGCCTGCCCAACGGAGAGGGCACACGCCACCACGTCGTCACGCTGCTCAGGTACACCcacatacaaaatcaaaatcaaaaatcatttattcaaacttggctgctaGACAGCCCCcaacccttcaccacttcctatgtgttttgctgggaagaagtgcaCTCAACTCAACTGAACTCAAGTTCAGTGCAACTGTAGCTAGCACTCGCCTACATACCTTAACTAACTACAAATAAAACCTGAATACAAAGCAAAGAGCTACAAAGCAAATAGTATAGTAGCACCTAGTTTAAAATGTCTTTTTTTCGACAGAATGTCACAATGGGTAGCTAACTGCAGTGATCAAACCCTGCTGAGCGCGGTATCTTCAGTATTAGACAGACTTCTATCCGCCAAGCGAGACCCTGTCGTGAAATATGACCAGAGAACGGCTGTGTGGACTTATCTTCATAGGCATCGGtaagtatatataatatatagacttgaaatttcacttaaataggcaATGAGGGCTAGTTTTCTACGTTACACTGGcataaagataaagattttcgtaaagaattatatttattattaaatagcaGCACttccttttttttactatataaaCGTGAATTATATACTGAAGGGGAAGGTTTATCCTCTTTAATTGCTATCTATTGATAAAAACATCTGTTGCTCAGTTTGAAAGATTCTTATTCCAACAGCatttatataacataaaaatgGCACTGTAAATAACAATCATTtcaaattgtaaaatataagtCTGTATTGTTATATACCTGGGTTAGGTAATTCAAATAAACCCGTTGTATGCCGTTGCGCAGATATTCGCGAGactattgattttctattgttttataattagcgacatacacacggtaaattagaataaaatgtcCATAAACAGGAGTGAAGAGGACTGGCTGAAGATATCGAGCGGTCGCGGTCGTAGCAGCAAGGCGGGCAGCATGCTACTGTCGCCCACGCCGGCGGCGGCGGGTAAGCCTGGCCAGCCCGCCCTGCCCGGGCCGCCGCGAGAGCCGCGACACACGTCGCCACATGCACTCACACAGGTATGACTGCGAGCCTCGTATAACTGTGCCTCTCTGAATCAACATCTCATTCTGCTCATCTCATATTACTGTGCCTGTCTGAAAAAACTAGCAGCTGTCTCACAGAAATTAGTAACCAACTTTAGAGAGGAACTTTAGAGACCTTTACATGGACCTGTTTTAGCGATACGAAATAAAGTGTACCTACGCGTGTTTCTCGAGTTATTAAGTAATGTGTTCATGagtgttaattaaaaaaacgacGCTatgatttattcatttaaaaaaatatgtgttataaTTTGATCATTTGAGTAGATATTATATGTGAAAAAAGTGAGACTTCCTCGTAATTTATACCGCATTATCGTAAAACGTTGCCAATATCGACATGTCTTTCCACAGATGGAGCTAGAAGTAGGCAGCGTAGAAGAAGTCGTCGAAAATGCATCTGACAGTGACGTAGACGTCGACGACAGTGGACAAACCTCCTCCGTTCCTCACCTTTCCTCCGCCCAACTACTAATGCAAGCCACACAAGCCTCGCAGGGCAAACAAGTCGCGTTACCGCCCAAACCGAAAGGGAAGCTAGTCGCCACGCCCCCTCCGAAAGCAAAGGTCAACGCCCCGCCGAAACCTGCCCCAACAGTTAAACAACCCGCTAAGCAATCTACACTAATGGCGCAATCAGCTAAGCAAGCGAACCTACTCGCTCAAGCTGTTAGACAGAGTACTGTGAACCAAGCGAAGCAGACCGCAGTCATACAACCGCCGAAACCTCCCCTCCCTCAGTCCCCTAAACAAACGACAGTCGCCCCTCAGCCACCAAAACCTGCCAATGTTCCTCAAGCCAAGCAAACGACGGTCATATCCCAAGTTATTAAACCGAATATAGTGAAGCAAGCTACGAGTACTAAGCAAGTCAGTCAGATGCAACCGGCTGCTCAGTCGCCGAAACAAACGCCACAGCAACAAACTAAACAGATCATCGTCAATCAGGCGGGAAATCTATCGGGACAGTTGTCGAAATCTTTACCTTCAGTGGTAGCGACTCCACACAAATCTCCACTTATAAAACAACGGCCGTTACAGAAAGTTGAAGGGTCACAATCTCAGGTAAATAAAGTTATCAATATGTTCCTCTTTATTCCTTCTCTTTAGAATATTTTCTGACAAATTACATGCTTTTCGTTTTCAGATAATAACGAGTACAGTTGCAAGTCAGCCTAGTTTACAAACCACCACTGTGATTCAACCAACTAGTACAACTACTGTTCAAGTATTACAAAATAAGGTAAGAACTATACTATGTAGAATATACGTACATGTTGCATGTATACtctatattttgcaaaaaaaaaatacattccatTATATTAATTTCCTACAACTGATCTTTCTCCAAATAATGAATATGTGTGTTTTTCAGGTGACACAAGGTACGCGGTCACTATTGATACGACCAAGTCCGGTACAAACTACTGTCACGGCCGTAGTGTCCACACCAACTACTCAGGTATGTTACAACCACTATAAACTATGTCTTACAGGTATAAAACCCTTATTATTTGAAGAAGTTTGtagatcaattttatttatgtcaacTAGGTAACACCGACGACGAGGCGTGGTGTTGTCAGAGTACTAAGCCCGGCCACTCCAGCATCAGGAAAGTCACTAATATCTCCGCGAGCGTTAATGCAACAAGGCAAGAATAttcattcttaaaaaatatgaccTTTGTAAAGTTTAATACGACGattaattatgaataatttttATAGGTACTCCTGCGGCTAAGAAGAGACCCACAGTGCCGAATGCTACGGCAGTTACAACTGTAGCGCAGGTATGTGCCTTCCATTCGATTCGCGCGATTCACTCGCGACCTCTATGAAGCTTAACCACTATGAATTTGTTGATAGAAATGGTGGTACCTTTTCGTCATGTCATAGAAGAGTTTATTAGTGCATGTACTTGTTTTCAActtctgaaaacaaaaaaatccgcGCCCCACACGCTCAATGATGAATGATTTTACTTATTTTGGTGTTGCAGAGCACGCTGGGAGCGACGTCAGTGGTGAGCAGCGCGGTGACGTCAACTCCCCGCGCTGTGCCGCTGGCGGGCACCCGCACTGTACAGTTAGCGGGTCAGCACGTGCAGCTCGCGGGGCAGCACGTGCAGCTGGCGGGGCAGGCCGTGCAGCTGGGCGCTGGCCACACGCTGCAGCTGTCGTCGCTGCAGCTGCCCGTGCGCCTGCCCAGCGGACACACCGTGCAGCTCGCCGCGCCCGTGCGACtgccgccgcgcccgccccgccccgccccACCAACACACATACCCGCCTCCACTGTCCAGCTCTCCGGACAAACCGTCCAGATCGGCGGACAGAGTGTACAGCTCACCGGACAAAGTGTACAGTTAACTGGCCACACAGTCAAATTACCCAGTGGACAAAGTGTTCAAGTGGCTAGTCAGAGTGTGTTACCGTCGCAAAGTGTTCAACTACCGAGTGGTCAAACCGTCCAATTAGCGAGTGGGAATATGCAAACTGTACTTAGTGGATCTAATGTTCAATTGTCGAGTCAAAGTGTTCAAATGCCGAGTGGTCAGACTGTGCAATTAGGATCACAAACGGTGCAATTAGGTGGTCAGACGGTGCAGCTAGCTGGGCAGGCAGTTCAGTTACCGAGTGGACAAACGTTGCAGTTGTCTAGTGGTCAAACTGTTCAGTTGTCAagcgggcagacattgcagttggCGAGCGGGCAAACTGTTCAGCTCGCTAACCAAACTCCGAAGTCGTTAGCGCAAGTGGTGCGGAGTCAGTCGGCTGGCGACAAGACAACCGCTGGACAACCAATAGTGGCGAAATTATTGACAAACGCACAGGTGAGTAGTAATACAGATCAGACATCAGACACATCATTTTTACCCCACTTTCAGATCGGTCTCTCTGTTACGTATATTCTTCTTTTATAATCTTTTCTTACAGACTTGTGGTAACATGCAAAATTATGACCTACACACAGTAGGACGGACCTGCAAGGATTTTTTCCATGCAGCATAAACGGCCAGAATACCTAACTTCAGTATAAATAACTGGCCTACTGGTCGTGAAATTATTTGCCACCCCATCCAAGTGTCCCAATGTTTGCaagtttttcttcacctttctAGTACTACACATGACATAATTCCGTGTTGTATACCAGCCACAGATGGTGTCGCTGGACGCGCGGACGCTGCAGGTGTCGGGCATGTCGGGCGTCCGGCCGCGCGGTGCGGTGCGCGTGCTGTCGCCCGCCACGAGGCTTTCTCGGCCGTTGCTGCTGACCTCTGCTAAGCcgctacataatattatactaCAGGTAGGCTGAACATGTATAGTTAAACTAAAATTATGTTGTGACAAAATTGatcttataattttttgtaactgtcatttttggtgttaaaaaaaaattataagtttattaTAGGGCAAAAAAGTTATAAGgacaaaaacaaaatctttcgactgtaataataagttttttttttctactttatgTATTATGTGCCAGGTTTTACGGTAACCAGATTGTTAATGGACTGAGGGAACGGATGGTCAATATCATAGTTTTCCTTTAAATTAGTTCATACCGCTAAACATACTTGCTTTTACAGTTTAATCATAATTCAAGTGTTAGTGTTATGTTATAAACTATTGTTTCAGCAAAGTGATGGTAACACGATAAGAGTGCCATCGAGTGCAGCTACGCCATCATCACAGactttagttttaagtaatataggtaagtacacCTTTACAAATACCTAGTCttatgtgcagttgacagctgtctgTCTTCAAGGTATGATAGCATTTTTGTACAGACTAACAACTGTTAACTGCACCAAAAGCGACCATCTgatataccattttataaattgatatttctCGTTCTAATAGGTGCACAAACTGTGTCTACGTCAACAACATCAGCGCCGGTATTAAAACTACAACAGGTAAATATAACTTCTAAACAGATCCTATACTTAATCATTtcacacattttaatttatttttacaccatCCAGAATAAGTTAGTGTCATAAaatgtttatcattattttaggtGAACTCAATACAACAAGTTAAACTCGCGCAGGGAATTAAAATTCAACAGGTGAATTTTGACAGTTTGCATGGTTTTCAATAACGCTTCAGTCGCGAACTGAGTAATGTAGTTCATGAAGTTTTGCATGAAAATATAATACGGTTGAAACACAAAATGTAGTTTGGACCAGTTGTCAAAAATGTTGGCTGCATGGAGTTGCAACAACGAAGTCAGTAATCGCATGTACTAACTTTAAGATGAAAATTCTTGGTAGCGTTCTGTTTTGAACAGTTTCGATCGAACATTACAATATCTAAATTTTTGTTGAGGTTTTGCAGCTACGATGCAGTTTGCTTTGACCCCAAACTGTATCCAAAATGCATTTTGTGGTTGGTTTGCAACTGGTCTGTTTACACAAGAGAGATTGCATGTGTGATTGAAAACGAGAGGGGTCTTTAAACTTGTAACatacattaacattttatttttctcactGATACGAATTTGGCTTTAGTTTAATAATAAGCACTTCctaaataaattgtagtttgTAAGGTGGCAGTAAGTAGGTACGGAGAATTGTAAAAAGTGATTTCTCAAGCAAATGATATATCAAACatgtatacctaatataatatttttccataCTGTTTTACAACTTCGCTAATTTTTAACCTCTACTTATACGTTATACCATTTCTACACACAGCTatcttacttttattttttaaagattcacttttatcttctttttactatttttcttttttctctttCTGTAGTCagcttcaaaaatattaaacaacacAGTATTGTTGTCTCTggtaaaacaaatgcaaaaatgaaTAAGTCAAAGAACCTTACTTAAATAACCACTTATTCTTACCAGTAAGCGATCATAGTGTACATAACAAGaccaaataaaatacataccgAAATCtgaaatttaatttgtatttggtCACATTTCAGGCCGTGACGAGTGCGTCAACGCCGACATCTAGCGGTGTCCGCAGCGTACTAATGGATGGACAGCAACTGAAGCTGGTCGGAGGCAGACACGTACTCGCGCGAATACTGCGGCCCGCACACCCGCCGCAATAACCTACCATGTCCTTGTAAACAGCCCCGGATCCATGTTTTTAGTGTGGGAAGACAAAAAACATTTACCACAAGGCTACCTTTTGACAACTATAAAAGATCGTTATCCAATTAAATCACGTGACCAGACTTACCTATGTACTAAGTTGCGTTGTGATGAGTTGAATTTGAGCTGAACTTGCCGGCACTGGCGCAGACATGACTAGGTCCGAATAGGTCCGGATTTgcttgtaaatatgtaaatatacataatataatgttctTGCTACACCTGTAACTTAACGTTCACGTTAAACGATTTGTTGCTTAATGCGTCCGAACAATCAGAAATTTTTCGAAGCTGACAACTGATGACAGCCGAATGGGACCTTGCGTGTGTTAGATGTCAACATACACCAGCCCGTAATTAATGTGGAGGATTCTTTTTaacagttaataaaataataaaatcagtaGTTTttgggtgaaaaaaaaaaaaaacaatatccatCCAATTAAACATTCATACACACTCacgcattttttatattactacaaacttcgtatcgtttaaaccttccccggacctctacaaacattttaaaaccaaaattaaccaaatcggtccagccattctcgagttttagtgagactaacgaacagcaattcatttttatatataagattactataatattagtataattaAAAGATATTCAGGCTTAACTACGATTACGATTCAAATTCCGCAAGAGATCCTCAAACTAGTGTGTGCTGACCAGTGGCAAAATCATCTGCCATGCCTTCTTGAAATATGTAGGTCTATTACGTATTGAGATGAGTAGCGGACATTTAAAGGCGATTCATCGTGTGGTCAAGTTAACGCAGGTGAAGCAAAAGCATTACAAATACTCCTCTCGATATTATTTCTCAACTGTGTAGCTATAGCTTACATAGAGAATTATTCACTTGAATATGATTTTAGATAAGAAACAAattttagtttatctttatttccCTTATAAAGGCAATATGTATTGTACAAAGTAATTATGATTGTAAAATTAATGACTTGTTgaattcgaaatattttttataagaaataatttaacaagttaaattatttggtttattaatttatgaactgAAAGAAAAGTATTTAACGTTTCTTATTTGGACAGAATTCGTGTCATGATGGtagattaatattaaatgtaaataaaaagcaattacTAACTAGGTGTTAAAGGGGAACACTAATTATTTGAGTATATTCTTGTTatgattatgttaatttattatttgtatatagAGAACACACATTGACAGTCatgaaataatgtcaaaatagCTATAAATTCTTAGCTAAGCTATAGATACCTATAAAATTGTATTGGGTATTGTATTTAACTCCAGAgccatttataattaaatacatatacataattatgttaaaagatcttgattgcaatgtatattttttatttaatctgttGTTTATGTTACTGTTCTCTTGTACATAATGGGTCTGATCCCCTTTAATTATTGTGACATGTAAGTCAATTGCTCTCACGAGTAAAACttgtttatagtattttaaaGGCAATTTCAACTGTAtgttatagtttttaatattaaatattaggtTCGTATTGCACAGTTTTTCActgttagataaataaattaaaatatgtataaatatgaatgtgtgttttttaatgaaaagtttAGTCAGTACGTTAACTTCTTTCGTTTTTCTATTTCAATCGAGTAGCAACCATGTATCGCAACATTAGGACACCATCAGGCGCAATCATTGATTATTAACGGTCGGAAAATTGACGTCACAGTCACAATGGATAACAAACATTTACGCTTTTGTAATAGTTTAATTGTAAACCGTGAATTATTTGATAAACAATAGTTTCTTGTGAAACACATGAAGTGCTAATTGAGCAGACACGTGTATCAGAACTCTCGACGACGCAATTTCTCGAAACAAGGATCAATAAAGCACTAGAATCGGGTgggaaaacataatttattttattacttatgtaCATGGTGTGTGTTCTCagcaaatacaaaataatcacACAGCTCGAGGCATTCAAAACTAATTCTAACCCAAAAGCTAATTGAACATAAATCCTATTGGTACGTTAGTGTGCGGTGTTACTTTGCATGATACAAAATGTTAGCATGAATTACAACgattcacattttaatatagagGTAATTAATAATATCCAAACTTTGTCTTAACACGACTTCTTGCGCTAGACACGATTTCGTAAATACAAATCGCATCTCCGCAAGAGACTAACAATTCCTTCTACAGGGAAACGATAATATTCAAAGATACTACGGAGGTATCACATTTTAATTTCTAACTAACACTTCTTCCCTCTCCTCTCACATACGATGATTGTACAGTCATATTACATACCTAACATTGAATTACATAATACGCGTAGATAGTGCTTATATATTCTTAGCACACAAAGTTACAcataaattgaaaacaatagtgccgttataaaataattttgtaaccgattacacgtcatttaaataaaatatactaatcCTAAAAATCAATCATATATCAGTCTTATAactatgtttttaaattatataaatacttaattgagATGTAAGTTAGATAATTGAAAAtgtatagtaataaaatagcGACGTTAAAACACAGATATAATGTTACACCGAGATTGATATAATTCCGTCTTATCCTAACAGGCTACACGAAAAATAAATGAGTATGCTTATCATGTAGATTTATAAGTACCACAGGTTTAGTTAATACTGACGAGTCATACAATCGCAACTTTCAGAGATATGATATACATAGACACCGCGAGTAGCGCGGCTCGCAGCTCCACAATAGCTGTGCTGTGCAGTCGGCGGCACTCGCTCGATAAACATTCTGATAGCGTGGATAACATTGAGTCGCCTGTGCCCGCGCGACCGTTACAACGTATCTACATTTATTCATAATGAATGAACAGAAGCTCCGAATGCCACCACATTATAGTTAGGTTCTAGCAAGCTCATAAGTACACTATCAATATCTAATTTTCATGTTCCTTTACGATGCCGAATGACATTTCACAAGTTGCAGGGAAATGGAAAAATCTGTTAGAACATAACAATACAAAGCTACCGAGGAGCTTCATGATTATTTGAATAGATGTCGTCCATAGAGACGACATgaaaaccaatttatttttgtattagctGTGTTATGTTTGGGCCAGTAACTGAATAATGAAATAGCTGAGTTTTCCCCATTTTCCTGTAACGAACATTTCTACGTAGTAATttatatgtaacaaaaatatttttagcaattttGGCATTTGACACATACGTCCCTAATTTACATTCGAATATCTAGTGCGattacaaaatatacttacatattatatcGTATCTCTGAACATGGAACCACCTCCCGGTCGGTACGAGACCAACAGAATCGTACATTATATTACAAACAATAGGCACTGAAATTTTGAAATATGATCGGTGTGTAAGAAGACGAACACAGACAGGTCTTCTAATGCGACTTCGAGAAACTACACTATTGCGGCTAAATCATTACAAGGTGCGTGGAATGCCTGATGTACAATTGAGGTGACAAGGACGCGTGCACCTTAATACAGTGTTGCCGATATAATCATTGTTCGTATCCAAGAAAATGTCTATTAGTCATACACACAAGCATAATTGAGTATTCTTAGGTGCAACATTTAagttatacaatttatattcattataatttagttaaaaatctGTTAAATATAAACACAATAGGTCATTAGTCATGCACGTCAAGCAGTCGCTTACAACAGTTTCAATAGTTGTGACAGGTGCCACAACTTGACCTAATGGTGGCTTGTGTTTATGAATGGGTGAGTTGCCGCGATGCCCTCGCTGTTGCTCCACACTTGACGCCTAGCATTTAGCGAATAGCGTTTACTAATAGTCCATTACACGTACAAATATATactctattattatttaaataaaagttagatCCATTATTGGCATATAGAAGTAGACTTAGTAATCGAGTGTAGGATATGTACCAGAGTTGTACACGAGGCATCCTGCCGGTGGTAACAAGCTGGAAGCGAGTGGGGGGGAGGCGCTCACTCGTCGCCGTCGCCATCTTCGGCGTTTTCGGCTGTCAACAAGTTGGTGTTGTCATCAGCTTGAAGGTCGGCGGTTAACTTCTGGAACAAGTGCGGCGATTACGTACCTCAACAACGAGAACATATTCTCTGGTACCTATCTCATAAAGTACCAAATAGGTAGCTGTATTTTCCTCTAAAGGTTATACATATGAATTGTTAAATAGTAAGAGTACGTACCCCAAGCTTGGAGGACGCGATCTGCGAGCGCTTGCGCCGACGCACGGCCAATGCGAGTAGCAGAACTAACGCAATGGATGATAGCGCTGCCACCAGCAACGGCAACAGCAAGTTGTCACCCGGAGAGTAACCCTGGGTACAATATTCATGATGTTTAACTAAGCACTGGTAACTTATACAGCTTTGACAGGTTAGAGTGGAAGCTAATTCGAATCACAAAATATGGGAAAAAGCAAGTAAGATATAACACCACGTTATATCTTACTTGCTTGTTTTCCCTTTGGTATGTATTAAGGCACAACTACATTAGGTaacctatacctacatagtgtAAGATCGTACACGACGATATCAGTCATCACCGGTTTCCGCGATTTCCTCGCATCCTGAGGAAAATGCTTCCCGCACCCAGATGAAACTATCTTATTTCCTTTCAGTAGTTTCAATATTCACCTAGGTATATCGTCATCCCAAGTCCCACGTTCACTCtcaatctttttattttgaaaatgaatgaaCATAGACAGATAGACACAGTGTGATccctatctaaataaaattacgaaagCTCTGACCACTGA is a genomic window of Helicoverpa armigera isolate CAAS_96S chromosome 16, ASM3070526v1, whole genome shotgun sequence containing:
- the LOC110380890 gene encoding nuclear factor related to kappa-B-binding protein isoform X2 translates to MEEKMESEHSYSGESSSSSESSSGSSEGDDEVMEPVRIMGQSLELPQELCEDYSVFKEFFSMKTWDALEDKHKEELSKLLPKFTENEEEEKEKTIKMLFNHEPFHFTSPLGDFYNNLRQGNYRPDIAKMRKFLMKARAKQQKHKMKSYYAKILPEVLISRERLLAAAKAAPPGPIPRLPLLPPKPSSKNNFKPLYLRAKQRYFEELAAIRGEVGGDESEDENYPEGPPEQSMRKRKQVTPGQMADGNVSGTLGGSDQSNLTSLECLKNVLAAHRTRRQYRENHPELNTSGITLDDIKQRVALVNGAKKLMFGGQKSGSPLQKLRRGPKKDGISKSKASDKTVKKGKEESYESVENKPLLPNIKIKCEREESDSESSSFVDPITSPKSSKKVDQVEIKQEVIDKYPSNMSNLNYNDAKLESIVKQEPPDTMMPMQNSARAAIHQAVPIKLEDLDGIGKLPNILDNKYDNLAARASAHQAVPIKLEDLDGIDMMALPVELADDSGEVIQVETSTETVEESPVDPDESLTETTHANFLSLVRALFPARAAHRASKQQLHARCAAVMRSPIAPLNTWYNLSDDWCGELDSALDFLAGERGQHPDDYVPYLQFLPESQMYQWIGAGRDCDAILGRLCERWLRAASPPPPASEPPPPRYPTTWSVRPATEAELVDFRAQERRRFSTAAKPFTYVQHGYRSVVGPCARGWGGGGAVLLAARPRHAALPALVRDALARLPNGEGTRHHVVTLLRMSQWVANCSDQTLLSAVSSVLDRLLSAKRDPVVKYDQRTAVWTYLHRHRSEEDWLKISSGRGRSSKAGSMLLSPTPAAAGKPGQPALPGPPREPRHTSPHALTQMELEVGSVEEVVENASDSDVDVDDSGQTSSVPHLSSAQLLMQATQASQGKQVALPPKPKGKLVATPPPKAKVNAPPKPAPTVKQPAKQSTLMAQSAKQANLLAQAVRQSTVNQAKQTAVIQPPKPPLPQSPKQTTVAPQPPKPANVPQAKQTTVISQVIKPNIVKQATSTKQVSQMQPAAQSPKQTPQQQTKQIIVNQAGNLSGQLSKSLPSVVATPHKSPLIKQRPLQKVEGSQSQIITSTVASQPSLQTTTVIQPTSTTTVQVLQNKVTQGTRSLLIRPSPVQTTVTAVVSTPTTQVTPTTRRGVVRVLSPATPASGKSLISPRALMQQGTPAAKKRPTVPNATAVTTVAQSTLGATSVVSSAVTSTPRAVPLAGTRTVQLAGQHVQLAGQHVQLAGQAVQLGAGHTLQLSSLQLPVRLPSGHTVQLAAPVRLPPRPPRPAPPTHIPASTVQLSGQTVQIGGQSVQLTGQSVQLTGHTVKLPSGQSVQVASQSVLPSQSVQLPSGQTVQLASGNMQTVLSGSNVQLSSQSVQMPSGQTVQLGSQTVQLGGQTVQLAGQAVQLPSGQTLQLSSGQTVQLSSGQTLQLASGQTVQLANQTPKSLAQVVRSQSAGDKTTAGQPIVAKLLTNAQPQMVSLDARTLQVSGMSGVRPRGAVRVLSPATRLSRPLLLTSAKPLHNIILQQSDGNTIRVPSSAATPSSQTLVLSNIGAQTVSTSTTSAPVLKLQQAVTSASTPTSSGVRSVLMDGQQLKLVGGRHVLARILRPAHPPQ